The Chryseobacterium geocarposphaerae genome window below encodes:
- the trpA gene encoding tryptophan synthase subunit alpha → MKKLNIYFTAGIPQLEDTADIIKTIQDSGADMIEIGMPYSDPVADGPIISQAHELALKNGMNIEKLFSQLKSIKDEIKIPIILMGYINPALSFGFENFCRECSESGVSGLIIPDLPPIEFEKNYQEILERHHLNFTFLVTPETSDERILYLDSLSSGFLYAVSSSSTTGNENTVLSNEEYLSRLASLPLKNPVMIGFGIKSKKDFESVTEKADGGIIGTAFVKILLENQHWKDKAQSFIKNIKN, encoded by the coding sequence ATGAAAAAACTAAATATATACTTTACCGCAGGCATTCCACAATTGGAAGACACTGCTGATATTATAAAAACTATTCAGGATTCCGGAGCAGATATGATCGAAATCGGAATGCCTTATTCAGATCCTGTTGCAGATGGGCCGATCATTTCTCAGGCTCATGAACTGGCGTTGAAAAACGGAATGAATATTGAAAAATTATTTTCTCAATTAAAATCCATTAAAGACGAAATAAAAATTCCGATTATTTTAATGGGTTATATCAATCCGGCTTTAAGTTTTGGATTTGAAAACTTCTGTAGAGAATGTTCTGAAAGTGGAGTTTCAGGGCTAATTATTCCTGACTTGCCTCCTATTGAATTTGAGAAAAATTATCAAGAAATTTTAGAAAGACACCATCTCAATTTCACATTTCTGGTGACCCCGGAAACTTCAGACGAAAGAATTCTCTATCTGGATTCTTTAAGTTCCGGATTTTTATATGCCGTAAGCTCTTCCTCAACCACCGGAAATGAAAATACCGTTTTGAGTAATGAAGAATATCTTTCGCGACTGGCTTCTCTCCCCTTAAAAAATCCTGTCATGATCGGTTTTGGAATTAAATCAAAAAAAGATTTTGAAAGCGTAACCGAAAAAGCAGACGGAGGAATCATCGGAACAGCTTTTGTGAAAATCCTTTTAGAAAATCAACATTGGAAAGACAAAGCGCAGAGCTTCATCAAAAATATAAAGAACTAA
- the lipB gene encoding lipoyl(octanoyl) transferase LipB gives MNTIQNKVVEFEDLGIKEYQPAWDYQEKLMKDIIDTKIKNRDLPAEEHSTTPNHFLLVEHPHVYTLGKSGHEENMLAGMDQLKEIDATFVKVNRGGDITYHGYGQIVGYPILDLENFFTDIHKYMRNLEEVIIRTIAEYGLKGERSPGETGVWLDVGKPYARKICAMGVKASRWVTLHGFALNVNTDMRYFEYIIPCGIKDKQVTSLKRELERDLTPEEMEDIKAKIRKHFTDVFEAELNYK, from the coding sequence ATGAACACAATTCAGAATAAAGTAGTAGAATTCGAAGATTTAGGCATAAAAGAATATCAACCCGCTTGGGATTATCAGGAAAAACTGATGAAAGATATTATTGATACGAAAATAAAGAATCGCGACTTACCTGCAGAAGAACATAGCACAACTCCCAACCATTTTCTTTTAGTTGAACATCCACATGTCTATACATTGGGAAAAAGCGGACATGAAGAAAATATGCTGGCCGGAATGGATCAGTTAAAGGAAATCGACGCCACTTTCGTAAAAGTAAACCGTGGCGGAGATATTACGTATCATGGATACGGGCAAATTGTGGGCTACCCGATTTTAGACCTTGAAAATTTCTTTACGGATATTCATAAATACATGCGAAATCTTGAAGAAGTGATCATCAGAACCATTGCAGAATATGGTTTAAAAGGAGAACGCTCACCAGGAGAAACGGGAGTCTGGCTGGATGTCGGAAAACCATATGCCAGAAAAATCTGTGCGATGGGTGTAAAAGCTTCACGCTGGGTAACTTTACATGGTTTTGCCTTGAATGTGAATACGGATATGCGTTATTTTGAATACATCATTCCTTGTGGAATCAAAGATAAGCAAGTCACTTCTTTAAAAAGAGAACTTGAAAGAGATTTGACTCCCGAAGAAATGGAAGACATTAAAGCTAAAATCAGGAAACATTTTACGGATGTTTTTGAGGCGGAATTAAATTATAAATAA
- a CDS encoding SDR family oxidoreductase: MQRFTNKSALITGGTNGMGFATAQQLIREGGTAIITGRSEETVNKALKELGKNAFGIVSDVGNISDLMNLRNEVKKYTENIDLVFANAGYGRFSPIENVDENHFDELFNMLVKGSFFTVQQMLPLMKKGSSVIFNTSVATEIAMPNFSVYSAAKSAVQSFIKTFATELTERGIRVNGISAGHIKTNIFNNTGLNSEQIEEAVKNIIPTIPFKRQGEASEIANAVLFLASEEASYIHGAELKVDAGISVIR, encoded by the coding sequence ATGCAAAGATTTACAAACAAATCTGCCTTAATCACAGGCGGAACAAACGGGATGGGATTCGCAACGGCACAACAATTGATCAGGGAAGGCGGAACGGCGATTATTACAGGAAGGAGCGAGGAAACCGTTAACAAGGCATTAAAAGAATTAGGGAAAAATGCTTTCGGAATTGTTTCCGATGTCGGAAATATAAGTGACTTAATGAATCTCCGAAATGAAGTCAAAAAATACACGGAGAATATTGATTTGGTGTTTGCCAATGCAGGTTACGGAAGATTTTCACCGATCGAAAATGTGGACGAAAATCATTTTGATGAATTGTTCAATATGTTGGTAAAAGGTTCTTTTTTCACGGTTCAGCAGATGTTACCGTTGATGAAAAAAGGAAGTTCTGTGATTTTCAATACCTCCGTTGCTACTGAAATTGCGATGCCCAATTTTTCAGTTTATTCTGCGGCAAAATCAGCGGTACAGTCTTTTATCAAAACATTTGCAACGGAATTGACAGAAAGAGGAATCCGGGTAAATGGAATAAGCGCAGGTCACATCAAAACGAATATTTTTAACAATACCGGTCTAAATTCAGAACAAATTGAAGAGGCGGTCAAAAATATTATTCCTACTATACCTTTTAAAAGACAAGGAGAAGCATCAGAAATTGCAAATGCGGTACTTTTCCTGGCATCGGAAGAGGCTTCATATATTCATGGCGCGGAACTGAAAGTGGATGCGGGGATTTCTGTGATAAGATAA
- the trpC gene encoding indole-3-glycerol phosphate synthase TrpC — protein MTILDKIIERKKQEISDSKSKISLQQLKDSEFFGRETYSLKETIKSKSGIIAEFKRQSPSKGIINDKVSPLEVVSAYEKLGASGISILTDKDFFGGSFEDILNVRNHIHIPILRKDFMIDEYQFYEAKSMGADVVLLIAACLSPQQTLEFTELSHELGLEVLLEIHTEDELGHYNSSIDLVGINNRNLKDFKVDLQHSVHLKNLLPENVLSVAESGIYNIQDYFYLKEKGFDGFLMGEYFMKNTNPAQAFEEFISNI, from the coding sequence ATGACAATTCTTGACAAAATAATAGAAAGAAAAAAACAGGAAATTTCGGATTCAAAATCAAAAATTTCCTTACAGCAGCTGAAAGATTCAGAATTTTTCGGAAGAGAAACCTATTCTTTAAAAGAAACCATAAAATCAAAATCCGGAATTATTGCCGAATTTAAAAGACAATCTCCTTCCAAAGGAATAATTAATGATAAAGTTTCGCCATTAGAAGTTGTTTCTGCGTACGAAAAGTTAGGGGCAAGCGGAATTTCAATCTTAACGGATAAAGACTTTTTTGGGGGAAGCTTTGAAGATATTTTAAATGTGAGAAATCACATCCATATTCCCATTTTGCGAAAAGATTTTATGATTGATGAGTATCAGTTTTATGAAGCAAAAAGTATGGGAGCCGATGTCGTATTGCTTATTGCAGCTTGCCTTTCCCCACAACAGACGTTGGAATTTACGGAGCTCTCTCATGAATTGGGACTGGAAGTATTGTTGGAAATCCATACGGAAGATGAACTAGGACATTATAACTCAAGCATTGACCTGGTGGGAATTAACAACCGGAACTTAAAAGATTTTAAAGTTGATCTGCAACATTCAGTTCATTTGAAAAATCTGCTCCCCGAAAACGTCTTATCTGTAGCAGAAAGTGGTATTTACAACATTCAGGATTATTTTTATTTAAAAGAAAAAGGATTTGATGGCTTTTTAATGGGTGAATATTTTATGAAAAATACAAATCCTGCTCAAGCATTTGAAGAATTTATTTCCAATATATAA
- a CDS encoding anthranilate synthase component II, whose product MKILVFDNYDSFTYNLVQMIERILNTKVDVVRNDEIKLEEIEKYDKIILSPGPGIPEEAGILLDVIKEYASTKSILGVCLGQQAIAEAFGGTLINLSEIYHGVATEAIQTSEHKLFNDLPQTLEVGRYHSWAVNPENFPEELEITSTDSKGMIMSLQHRTYDVHGVQYHPESILTPDGETIIKNFLLN is encoded by the coding sequence ATGAAAATATTAGTCTTCGATAATTACGACAGCTTTACTTATAATTTGGTTCAAATGATCGAAAGAATTTTGAATACAAAAGTTGATGTGGTAAGAAATGATGAAATTAAGCTGGAAGAAATTGAAAAATATGATAAGATTATTCTTTCGCCCGGTCCGGGAATTCCTGAAGAAGCCGGAATTTTACTGGATGTCATTAAAGAATATGCTTCCACAAAGAGTATTTTAGGCGTTTGTCTTGGTCAACAGGCAATTGCAGAAGCTTTTGGAGGAACCTTAATTAATCTTAGCGAAATTTATCACGGTGTTGCTACAGAAGCCATCCAAACCAGTGAACATAAACTTTTTAATGATTTGCCACAGACTCTGGAAGTCGGAAGATATCACAGTTGGGCAGTTAATCCCGAAAATTTCCCCGAAGAGCTGGAAATTACCAGTACAGACAGTAAAGGAATGATTATGAGTTTACAACACAGAACCTATGATGTTCACGGTGTTCAGTATCACCCTGAAAGTATTTTAACACCGGATGGAGAAACCATCATTAAAAACTTTCTTTTGAATTAA
- a CDS encoding anthranilate synthase component I family protein, whose translation MFKQNINIKTTSKKMLGDLQTPMNIYLKIRDQFRDTILLESSDSKNMDHNFSFIAINAIAGIEIKNLKEFEIKFPGESPEKHLLADHSVPDLLNQFSKSFICSGTKDSIEETAQSLFGYTSFEAVQFFENLTFKAQSKEVEIPILRYRLYQYVIAINHYNDEMHIIENQIKNLKSELYLLESLIKNQNSVIYPFEKTAEETSNITDEEYIELVKTAQKHCMRGDVFQLVLSRRFEQKFKGDEFNVYRALRNINPSPYLFFFDYGDYKLFGSSPESQLIIKDNKAIIHPIAGTFKRTGHFETDLQSIESLKNDPKENAEHTMLVDLARNDLGKLGKNVTVTKLKEIQLFSHVIHMVSEVTTELEENTNPYEMVATTFPQGTLSGAPKHKALQLINTYEKDSRGYYGGCIGMVGLNGSCNQAIMIRTFLSKNNTLYYQAGAGIVAKSNAESELQEVNNKLNALKKAIEKAEKI comes from the coding sequence ATGTTCAAACAAAACATCAACATAAAAACCACCTCAAAAAAAATGCTGGGAGATCTGCAGACTCCCATGAACATCTATCTGAAAATAAGAGATCAGTTTCGTGATACGATCCTTTTGGAAAGCTCGGATTCTAAAAATATGGATCATAATTTCTCATTCATTGCCATTAATGCGATTGCAGGCATAGAAATTAAGAATCTTAAAGAATTTGAAATCAAATTCCCGGGTGAGAGCCCTGAGAAGCATCTTTTAGCAGATCATTCTGTTCCGGATCTCTTAAATCAATTTTCAAAGTCTTTTATTTGCAGCGGCACTAAGGATTCTATAGAAGAAACCGCCCAGAGCCTTTTTGGATATACCAGTTTTGAAGCCGTACAATTTTTCGAAAACCTTACATTTAAAGCTCAAAGTAAGGAAGTAGAAATTCCGATTCTGCGTTACAGACTTTATCAATATGTTATTGCAATCAATCATTACAACGATGAAATGCACATTATTGAAAATCAGATTAAAAATTTAAAATCTGAGCTATATCTCTTAGAAAGTCTGATCAAAAATCAGAATTCGGTTATTTATCCTTTTGAAAAAACAGCAGAAGAAACTTCGAATATTACCGATGAAGAATATATCGAATTGGTAAAAACAGCCCAGAAACACTGTATGAGAGGAGATGTTTTCCAATTGGTTCTAAGCAGAAGATTCGAACAAAAATTCAAAGGAGATGAATTCAATGTATATCGAGCGCTACGAAATATTAATCCCTCTCCTTACCTATTCTTTTTTGATTATGGAGATTATAAACTCTTCGGATCAAGCCCGGAAAGTCAGCTCATTATTAAAGATAATAAAGCCATCATTCATCCAATTGCCGGAACTTTTAAAAGAACAGGGCATTTTGAGACCGATCTACAGTCTATTGAATCACTAAAAAACGATCCGAAAGAAAATGCAGAACATACCATGTTGGTAGATTTAGCCAGAAATGATTTAGGAAAACTAGGAAAAAATGTAACCGTTACCAAACTCAAAGAAATACAGCTTTTTTCTCATGTGATTCACATGGTAAGTGAAGTGACAACAGAATTAGAAGAAAACACTAATCCTTATGAAATGGTTGCCACCACTTTTCCTCAGGGCACTTTAAGCGGAGCACCTAAACATAAAGCTCTTCAGCTAATAAATACCTACGAAAAAGATTCGAGAGGTTATTACGGAGGCTGCATCGGAATGGTTGGCTTAAACGGAAGCTGTAATCAGGCTATCATGATCCGTACTTTTTTAAGCAAAAACAACACGTTATATTACCAGGCTGGAGCCGGAATAGTAGCCAAATCCAATGCTGAAAGTGAGCTCCAGGAAGTAAATAACAAGCTTAATGCTCTGAAAAAGGCCATCGAAAAGGCAGAAAAAATATAA
- a CDS encoding ankyrin repeat domain-containing protein: protein MKKIISTTFVFLGLLFANLVSAQEISKQQMIAFQSDNVDTFKAAFPKDNYNKCFAIKESSYSLLSLSVKHDKKNILEYLLNNEADLNKECGNQTPLMVAARYGKLDFAKLLLKKGANKNTKNEKGETAKEFAVQYNHPEMTSILK from the coding sequence ATGAAAAAAATAATCTCTACAACTTTCGTTTTTTTGGGACTTCTTTTTGCTAACTTGGTTTCTGCACAGGAAATTTCGAAACAGCAGATGATTGCTTTTCAGTCTGACAATGTAGATACTTTTAAAGCAGCTTTCCCAAAAGACAATTATAATAAGTGTTTTGCAATAAAAGAGAGTTCATACAGTTTGCTTTCTTTAAGTGTAAAACATGATAAAAAGAATATTCTGGAGTATTTATTAAACAATGAAGCGGATCTTAACAAAGAATGTGGTAATCAGACTCCACTAATGGTTGCTGCGAGATATGGTAAATTGGATTTTGCAAAACTTCTTCTGAAAAAAGGAGCTAATAAAAATACAAAGAACGAAAAAGGAGAAACAGCAAAAGAGTTTGCAGTTCAGTATAACCACCCCGAAATGACTTCAATTTTAAAATAA
- a CDS encoding Crp/Fnr family transcriptional regulator codes for MSEIFKKYFQKVLPDLTDEKFNLIVEKSKLITLPRKEMICRQGDICNLKIFVAKGLLRNYSISEDGSEHILQFVNEMSWTTDPESFYTNTPSKLNIETLEPSEIFIFNLNDFHQLREEIPTLSIFIEELLTKKTMEINNRLLVNISSTPEDKYLHFIKNHPDLLNRVPLHMIASYLGMSRETLSRVRRQILKTV; via the coding sequence ATGTCAGAAATCTTTAAAAAATATTTCCAGAAGGTTCTTCCTGATCTAACGGATGAAAAGTTTAATTTAATTGTAGAAAAAAGTAAATTAATCACGCTTCCACGTAAGGAAATGATTTGCAGGCAGGGAGATATCTGTAACTTAAAAATTTTTGTTGCCAAAGGTCTACTCAGGAATTATTCTATTTCCGAAGACGGAAGTGAGCATATTCTGCAGTTTGTCAATGAAATGTCCTGGACTACAGATCCTGAAAGTTTCTATACTAATACGCCTTCAAAACTGAATATTGAAACTCTGGAACCTTCAGAGATTTTCATATTTAATCTTAATGATTTCCATCAGCTTCGGGAAGAGATTCCTACACTCAGTATCTTTATTGAGGAACTTTTAACAAAAAAAACAATGGAAATCAATAACAGGCTGCTGGTGAATATCAGCAGTACTCCCGAAGATAAATATTTACATTTTATTAAAAATCATCCTGATTTGCTCAACAGAGTTCCTCTGCATATGATTGCCTCTTATCTTGGGATGTCGAGAGAAACGTTGTCAAGAGTAAGAAGGCAAATCCTGAAAACTGTCTGA
- the trpB gene encoding tryptophan synthase subunit beta, which produces MNYKNPDENGYYGEFGGAFIPEMLYPNVEELQKNYLKIIESEDFQKEYQDLLKNYVGRATPLYFAKNLSQKYHTQIYLKREDLNHTGAHKINNALGQVLLAKRLGKNRIIAETGAGQHGVATATACALLGLECIVYMGEIDIQRQAPNVARMKMLGAEVIAATSGSKTLKDAVNEALRDWINNPSTTHYVIGSVVGPHPFPDLVARFQSIISKEIKEQLFEQTGRQNPNYIIACVGGGSNAAGTFYHFVEEESVKIIAAEAGGFGVDSGKSAATTFLGTLGVLHGSKSLVMQTEDGQVIEPHSISAGLDYPGIGPFHANLFKEKRAEFFSINDDEALQSAFELTKLEGIIPALESAHALAVLDKKQFKENDVVVVCLSGRGDKDMETYLKQMKR; this is translated from the coding sequence ATGAATTATAAAAACCCCGATGAAAACGGATATTATGGAGAATTTGGCGGAGCTTTCATCCCGGAAATGCTTTATCCTAATGTGGAAGAATTACAGAAAAACTATCTTAAAATCATTGAATCGGAAGATTTTCAAAAGGAATATCAGGATTTATTAAAAAACTATGTCGGGCGGGCTACTCCTTTATATTTCGCTAAAAATTTAAGTCAGAAATACCATACTCAGATCTACTTAAAAAGAGAAGATCTGAATCACACCGGAGCTCACAAGATCAATAACGCCTTGGGACAGGTTTTACTGGCAAAACGTCTGGGTAAAAACAGAATCATTGCGGAAACCGGAGCCGGGCAACATGGAGTGGCTACTGCTACAGCCTGTGCTTTGTTAGGCCTTGAATGTATTGTTTATATGGGAGAAATCGACATTCAGAGACAAGCCCCGAATGTGGCAAGAATGAAAATGCTGGGAGCGGAAGTAATAGCCGCAACTTCAGGTTCAAAAACATTAAAAGATGCTGTAAATGAAGCTTTAAGAGACTGGATCAATAATCCGTCAACAACACATTATGTGATTGGAAGCGTGGTCGGTCCACACCCTTTTCCCGATCTGGTTGCCCGTTTTCAGAGTATTATTTCAAAAGAAATTAAAGAACAGCTTTTTGAACAGACAGGAAGACAAAATCCTAATTATATCATTGCCTGCGTGGGTGGCGGAAGTAATGCAGCAGGGACTTTCTATCATTTTGTAGAGGAAGAAAGTGTAAAAATCATTGCAGCAGAAGCTGGAGGTTTTGGTGTAGATTCAGGAAAATCAGCAGCAACAACTTTTTTAGGGACTTTGGGTGTTTTACACGGCAGTAAAAGCTTGGTGATGCAGACAGAAGATGGCCAAGTCATCGAACCCCACTCTATTTCAGCAGGTTTGGATTATCCCGGAATCGGGCCTTTTCACGCCAATTTATTTAAAGAAAAAAGAGCCGAGTTTTTTAGTATTAATGATGATGAAGCCTTACAATCTGCATTTGAACTGACAAAACTGGAAGGTATTATTCCCGCACTGGAAAGCGCTCACGCATTGGCTGTTTTAGATAAAAAACAGTTTAAAGAAAATGATGTTGTTGTGGTTTGTTTGAGTGGTCGAGGCGATAAAGATATGGAAACGTATTTAAAGCAAATGAAAAGGTAA
- a CDS encoding SDR family oxidoreductase, whose translation MKVFVTGASGFVGSAVVKELIANGHQVTGLARSEESAKFISEAGAEVLMGDLESFDILQKGAREADGVIHTAFIHDFSDYQSNALKDEKAIEAMGEVLKGTDKPIVVTGGTLGLPLINGKITEDSKAPAESVRFSEKAFVSLTEAGVNASIVRLSPSVYGNSEHGFKGGFGVILAELAKTKGTAAYIEDRNNVWPTIHRLDAAKLFRLALEKGEKGARYNAVNNDKQLSMKEFAEYIGEKLNIPVQSFSKEEASQYFTWMTYFVQENCPATSLQTQEKLGWKPSEKSFFEELEKYFF comes from the coding sequence ATGAAAGTTTTTGTAACAGGAGCTTCAGGATTTGTAGGCTCTGCAGTCGTAAAAGAATTAATAGCAAACGGACATCAGGTAACAGGATTGGCCCGCTCAGAGGAATCTGCGAAATTTATTTCAGAAGCCGGAGCAGAAGTTCTGATGGGAGATTTGGAAAGTTTTGATATTCTACAGAAAGGAGCGAGAGAAGCAGACGGGGTTATTCACACTGCTTTTATTCATGATTTTTCGGATTACCAAAGTAACGCGCTTAAAGATGAAAAAGCTATCGAAGCCATGGGAGAGGTCCTCAAAGGAACGGATAAGCCTATTGTTGTTACAGGAGGAACACTGGGGTTACCGCTTATTAATGGAAAAATCACTGAAGACAGCAAAGCACCTGCGGAATCGGTCCGGTTTTCTGAAAAAGCTTTTGTGAGTTTGACGGAAGCAGGTGTTAATGCATCTATTGTACGTCTTTCCCCAAGCGTTTATGGGAATTCTGAACATGGTTTCAAAGGAGGTTTTGGCGTGATACTGGCAGAACTGGCAAAAACTAAAGGAACAGCAGCTTATATAGAAGATAGAAATAATGTTTGGCCTACAATTCATCGTCTGGATGCTGCGAAATTGTTTCGTTTAGCGCTCGAGAAAGGAGAAAAAGGAGCAAGATACAATGCTGTTAACAATGATAAGCAGTTATCCATGAAAGAATTTGCAGAATATATAGGTGAAAAGCTAAATATTCCGGTACAATCTTTTTCTAAAGAAGAAGCCTCACAATATTTTACCTGGATGACATATTTTGTACAGGAAAATTGTCCGGCAACAAGTTTGCAAACCCAGGAAAAACTGGGTTGGAAACCTTCCGAGAAAAGCTTTTTTGAGGAATTAGAAAAGTATTTCTTTTAA
- a CDS encoding GNAT family N-acetyltransferase, with protein sequence MKYEVKQITELTETEIEHILQLWDISSWNSMKSDYFRTFFKNSAFHFLLDADKNILSLIRVNYDFVLEISGTQLPFAEAVGLVAAQKKKGYGAKLVEYFRDYVVSNNIETIGFCHQELRPFYEKCNVEILYDKAKTIKENIGTEWINSEDDDILIFNVSAKRKEQLSQLSDKNNAYLITKE encoded by the coding sequence ATGAAATATGAAGTAAAACAGATCACTGAATTAACTGAAACGGAAATTGAGCATATTCTTCAGCTCTGGGATATTTCATCCTGGAACTCAATGAAATCTGATTATTTTCGCACATTTTTCAAAAATTCAGCATTTCACTTTCTCTTGGATGCTGATAAAAATATCCTGTCTCTCATTCGTGTTAATTACGATTTCGTATTGGAAATTTCAGGAACACAGCTGCCATTTGCAGAAGCTGTCGGGCTTGTCGCAGCTCAGAAGAAAAAAGGATATGGAGCTAAGCTTGTTGAGTATTTCAGGGACTATGTGGTCAGCAATAATATAGAGACTATTGGGTTTTGTCATCAGGAACTTCGTCCGTTTTATGAAAAATGTAATGTTGAAATATTATATGATAAGGCCAAAACAATAAAAGAAAATATAGGAACTGAATGGATAAATTCGGAAGACGATGATATTTTGATTTTTAATGTTTCAGCAAAAAGAAAAGAACAGCTCAGCCAGCTGAGCGATAAGAATAATGCTTATTTAATCACTAAAGAATAA
- the trpD gene encoding anthranilate phosphoribosyltransferase has product MKEILQYLFNHHTLSKSEAKAIMIEIAQNKFNATEVTAFISIFLMRNITLPELEGFREALLQMAIPVDLDASDAIDVVGTGGDGKNTINISTLASFVIAGTGQKVIKHGNYGASTITGASNLLEELGYQFKTNSEELNDELQNVNICFLHAPYFHPALKSVVSLRKSLGLRTFFNLLGPLVNPAKPKYSMIGTYNLEIARIYQYLLQKDEKDFVLVHGMDGYDEISLTQDSKIITKEGEKIYSPEELGFAAVTPQSIEAGKNTPETAKIFRNILEGKGTESQNAVVLANAAVALHHTSKFGNYENCLNLAKESLFSGKALNSLDSLIN; this is encoded by the coding sequence ATGAAAGAAATTCTGCAATATCTTTTCAATCACCATACTTTGTCCAAATCTGAGGCAAAAGCCATCATGATTGAGATTGCCCAAAATAAGTTCAATGCAACAGAAGTTACTGCCTTTATAAGTATTTTTCTGATGCGAAACATCACATTACCGGAGCTGGAAGGCTTTAGGGAAGCATTATTACAAATGGCTATTCCTGTAGATCTGGATGCAAGTGACGCCATTGATGTTGTTGGGACCGGCGGCGACGGAAAAAATACGATCAATATTTCTACGTTAGCAAGTTTCGTGATTGCAGGAACAGGGCAAAAAGTAATTAAACACGGAAATTATGGAGCTTCAACAATTACCGGAGCATCCAATCTTTTGGAAGAATTGGGGTATCAGTTTAAAACCAATTCAGAAGAATTAAATGATGAATTACAGAACGTCAATATCTGCTTTTTACACGCCCCTTACTTTCATCCTGCCTTAAAATCTGTGGTAAGCTTGAGAAAATCTTTAGGCCTGAGAACATTTTTCAACTTATTAGGTCCTTTAGTAAATCCTGCAAAACCCAAATATTCCATGATTGGAACGTACAATCTGGAAATTGCAAGAATATATCAGTATCTGCTGCAAAAAGATGAAAAAGATTTCGTTTTGGTTCACGGAATGGATGGTTATGACGAAATAAGCTTAACACAGGACAGCAAGATTATTACAAAAGAAGGAGAAAAAATCTATTCACCGGAAGAACTTGGTTTTGCAGCCGTTACTCCTCAAAGTATAGAAGCGGGCAAAAACACGCCGGAGACCGCAAAAATTTTCAGAAATATTTTGGAAGGAAAGGGTACAGAATCGCAAAATGCAGTTGTTTTGGCCAATGCCGCAGTTGCATTGCATCATACCAGTAAGTTTGGAAACTATGAGAATTGTTTGAATTTGGCGAAAGAAAGTTTGTTTAGTGGTAAAGCATTGAACAGCTTGGACTCTTTGATAAACTAA
- a CDS encoding phosphoribosylanthranilate isomerase: MAKIKVCGLTRLDQVQELISLNIDFLGFIFYEKSPRYVLNHLNLKEISKIQHHGKVGVFVNETAERIIEISEKADLNFIQLHGDESADFIVKLKQKINPEIKIIQVIRIGNQSANELQKSINQNLSIINYFLFDTDSKAFGGTGKQFDWNILNTVEIPLPYLLSGGISEDNIENIKHLKQKPFALDINSKFETEPGNKDISKIQRFISSLT, from the coding sequence ATGGCTAAAATCAAAGTTTGCGGTTTAACAAGATTAGATCAGGTTCAGGAATTGATTTCTTTGAACATAGACTTTCTGGGCTTTATTTTCTATGAAAAATCACCACGATATGTTTTGAATCATTTGAATTTAAAAGAAATTTCAAAAATTCAGCATCATGGAAAGGTTGGTGTATTTGTCAATGAAACTGCTGAAAGAATTATTGAAATATCCGAAAAAGCAGATTTAAATTTCATCCAGCTTCACGGAGATGAAAGTGCGGACTTTATTGTTAAACTAAAACAAAAAATCAACCCAGAGATTAAAATCATTCAAGTAATCAGAATAGGAAATCAATCTGCCAATGAATTACAAAAATCTATCAACCAGAACCTCTCAATTATCAACTATTTCTTATTTGATACAGACAGCAAAGCATTTGGCGGAACTGGAAAACAGTTTGACTGGAATATTTTAAACACAGTGGAAATCCCACTTCCCTATTTGCTGAGCGGTGGTATTTCAGAAGACAACATAGAAAACATTAAGCATCTTAAGCAGAAACCATTTGCTCTGGACATCAATTCAAAGTTTGAAACAGAACCTGGCAATAAAGACATCAGCAAAATACAAAGATTTATATCTTCCTTAACATAA